The genome window TGGCGCGCGCGCAAAATTGCTTGAACTGCGTCCCGCGCTGGTGTTCGCGGCGACCGGCGTTATCGCCGCCCCCATTGGTGTTACGTTGGGCAGGAGCGCTTCGGAGGCGGCGATCGTCACCGGCTTCTCGGTGTTGATGCTTGTCATCGCCGCCAGGATGTGGGCCGACGCCAGTGCGCGGCCCGCCGAGGCGCGCACCGTACGGGCGGGGTTGCATACGATCGCACCACCCGAAGCGGTCCGGTCTGTCGATATAGCAAGGATGGCAAACTACGCCTGAACACGCGATGCAGCGCCACCCTCGCGGCTTGCGGGCTACTGGTCGGTGTGCTGTCCGGTTTTTTCGGCGTGGGTGGCGGTTTTCTCATCGTCCCCGCGCTGTTGC of Gammaproteobacteria bacterium contains these proteins:
- a CDS encoding sulfite exporter TauE/SafE family protein, producing MTLTLVFGALVGLALGLTGGAGSIFAVPLLIYGLGVAPHEATTVSLAAVALTALAGAADGARAKLLELRPALVFAATGVIAAPIGVTLGRSASEAAIVTGFSVLMLVIAARMWADASARPAEARTVRAGLHTIAPPEAVRSVDIARMANYA